The following DNA comes from Candidatus Culexarchaeum yellowstonense.
TATGGGGATGGCCACGTATAGTCCAGGGAGACACACGTACCTATTATGTAGGGATGGTAAACCTATTGGGATGATCACGATACATAAGATATTGAAGTGGATACTCTTAAAGACGAGGGAGCTGAAGGATTTGGCGGAGGAGTTGGAGGTGGAGTTTAGGGAGGTTTTGGGGGTTAGGGCAATAGACTTCGCAGAGCCTCCAGCCACAATACCGGAGGATGCCACAGTAACTGATGCGGCTAGGGAGATGGTTAGGAGGGGGGTGGACACCGTATGGGTTTTATCGGCAAATGGGGAAGTGTTGGGGGAATTGGATTATAGGGTTATAATGGAGTTGGCTTTAAAGGAGATTGCTAAAACCTGAAAACAACATTTAACGTCAAATTCAAATATACAATTAAGACTGTGAGGAGGAAAGCTCTCTCTAAACCAAGCCCCTTAGCAGCTGAAACTGTGCTGGAGGCTAGGAGGCATGAGGAGACTTGTAGGGCAATGATTAGAATTCCTTGAATTGTGAAGTTTAAATTGGAGATCATTATGTATGGTATTATGGTTAGTGGGATTGTGGCTATGGATAAACCGAAGAATAGTATACCTCTACCGCCAACCCTACCATGAATTAGGAGTGGGAGGACGTCGAAGGCAAAGTAAACTATAAGCCAAGAGGCTAGGAATCTTAAACCAGTATATATGGGCCATTGTAGAGGTTTGTATGAAGCTGAGAATAGGCATAATTCAATATTAGTCCAGTAGCATGTGAAGAAGCCGAAGGCCAAAACTATTATGGGGATTATTAATCTTAAGATTTTCCCCTCGTAGAGTGAGAGGAGTAGCCATCTTGGAAATAGGATTGTGGAAATTTTGGATCTAACTTTGAGGGGGATGGGGGTTCTGGAATAGTATTTTAATTCTGAAATCCTCTCCTTACCATCCATGAGAAGCCTATAAGCCATCCACCCCCTATCGGTAAGAGTGAATTTCCCACCCACATCCCTCTTTACGAGGTCTCCCAAGAGTTCAATATTGTAGTAAACGCTCCCAGAACTTGCATTGAGTGATTCCATAAGCTCTCTTAAACTTGCACCTCCCCGGGAGCCTAAAACTTCAATGATCTTCCTCCTAACTGGGTTGCCTAAAACTTGATATATGGCGGAAATCTCCTCATCACTACTCATAAATAATCTAGAAAAATGATTATAGCTTCCAAATTTAAAAAATTAGTGATTGTTTATTGTTGAGGCTTAACCATGCCTCCAGCTTCTAGGGATTTTAGGAAAGCATTAAATTTATCTTCTAATCCAGCGGTATCTACGGTTCTGCCTTCATGGAATGTTACATCATTTATTAGTGGAGCCATGAAGAGGGCGTCGAATCCCCCGCCTCCTCTACATAGGAGCATGACGAGGGGCTCGGCCCCAAGTCTATCGCAGAAGAATCTAATGTCGCTTGGCCATGTATTCTGGAATCCACTTGAATCTCCACTTTCAGAGAATAGAACTTTCACCAAGTATACTCCACCACCTCTAACGGCCAGTAGATCGAATGGTATGCTTAACCCTGAACTATTAACCCATCTAACATTGTAACCTAGGTTTCCAAGGATTTTTGAAGCCAAATCTAGTGGTGGAGCTTCGGAATCTAAACCTCCATAAACAAGTTTATCCACAACCTCCCTGATTATGGATAGGCATTCAGCAACGACTCTTGGGTCTCCAGTTTCCTTAGCTTCTTCATAGAGTTTTGAAAGCTTGGAACGGTAATCCTCAATCCACTTTTTATCCTCTTCAGGCAATCCCTTAACCAAGTCTTCTAAGTAGGATAGGAATCCCTCAACCATGCTTAGATAGTTTTCTAGATCTACACTCATTGGCAACAGCCTACAGACAATAATGTGATGTAATTGTAATAGAAAAACTTTGTGTATAAAGAAATTTGTGGGGGTTGTATTTGCCTTGGCGTGCTGGGTTTACCTGGTAATCTTTATTGTTATGGCGCTCACATTGACTTGGGAGCCGTCTTGGGCTGTCACGGTTTCAGTGCCAATCTCAATGTTCTTAACCTTCAAGTCTGTTATGAATCTGTTCCTCAATATTTCCACTACATCCACTGCTCTACTTATGGCTCTACCCCTAGCCTTCAATTCAACCTCTTTACCTGCACCACTGAGCTGGGTTATGCATGCCAATACAT
Coding sequences within:
- a CDS encoding CBS domain-containing protein, yielding MSGEDEKLQELREEEVAKYMRPVSNVIDAETPIWKVMGMATYSPGRHTYLLCRDGKPIGMITIHKILKWILLKTRELKDLAEELEVEFREVLGVRAIDFAEPPATIPEDATVTDAAREMVRRGVDTVWVLSANGEVLGELDYRVIMELALKEIAKT
- a CDS encoding helix-turn-helix domain-containing protein; translation: MSSDEEISAIYQVLGNPVRRKIIEVLGSRGGASLRELMESLNASSGSVYYNIELLGDLVKRDVGGKFTLTDRGWMAYRLLMDGKERISELKYYSRTPIPLKVRSKISTILFPRWLLLSLYEGKILRLIIPIIVLAFGFFTCYWTNIELCLFSASYKPLQWPIYTGLRFLASWLIVYFAFDVLPLLIHGRVGGRGILFFGLSIATIPLTIIPYIMISNLNFTIQGILIIALQVSSCLLASSTVSAAKGLGLERAFLLTVLIVYLNLTLNVVFRF
- the albA gene encoding DNA-binding protein Alba — protein: MQSNVILVGKKPIMNYVLACITQLSGAGKEVELKARGRAISRAVDVVEILRNRFITDLKVKNIEIGTETVTAQDGSQVNVSAITIKITR